TGTTGGGCTTGGCGAAAATGATACAACTGAGCCCACTGTAGTTCAGCTGATACCAAAGGTCCATGTTGCGAAGATTGTTGATGTTGTTTCGCTCGTATGTTGTCCACAAACCGCTTCACATAAGCCGTAACTTTCAGCAATCGTTtccaatttgaatatttagttgCAATGACAACCGGTTCTTCAGCTTTGATGTGGGTGTTGACGAGTGCGGTTGATCGAAGTTCTTCGGTTGTTGTTTCTTGGTTAGAATGAATGATGGGCCATTTTGGCTCCGGCTGCTTTAGGAATTCAGGCCCTTTGAACCAGCGATCGCTACATCTCAGCTGTATATGTTTCGTCCATTTAGTGCCGTCATCAGCTACATTCTGCTCCAATTTAATCCAGTTGCAATCGTTGACTTCGGTAATGTCCAGGATTTCGCTCACTCTTGCAGCCACGTATTGGCTGTACCGCCGATGGTCGGAACGTAACCAACACAATACATTGCAGGAGTCACACCAGAAAAAACGTCGTAGTACATGAATGGACAATGATTTGATTATGCTATCGGCCAGCCTGGCACCGATTACGGCAGCTTGAATCTCTGATCGAGGTGTTGACAGATACTTCAGGGGAGCAACACGCGTTTTCGCCGCTACCAAAGCACATTCGATATGCCCGTCCTCCTCGAAACGTAGATATACAACGGCAGCCATTCCGTTTTCTCCTGCATCAACAAATGTGTGCAATTGAACCCGATTACGATCACCTATGGACGTAATTTGACGGTAACATCGGGGAATTTGCAGTTCCTCTAATTTCGGTAAACGTTCTGTCCATGTTTTCCAGCTGTCTAACTGCTTGCTCTCTATCTGATCATCCCACTTCAGTCCTATGCGCCATATATCTTGAAGCGTGACCTTCAGAGCCATCAGGAAATGGGAGATAAGTCCTAACGGGTCAAATATACTCATAAGGATACGGAGCAGCTCTCGTTTTGTTGGAGGTCTGCTTCCATCAAACAGCTTCGCGTCAAATCGAGTCCAGCAGATCTTATAAATGAAGCAATCGGTTGATGTATTCCACCACATCCCTAAAACCTTTTCAGTAGCGTACTCCGCCACTATATTGAGAGCCATCTCATTCATTGGCTTTTCACCTAGGGCTTTCAAAACCTCGGCAGAATTGGACACCCAGTTCCTAATATCAAACCCACCTTGCGCGTGGATGTATTTTACCGACTTTGCTAGTTCAATAGCTTCAGCTTCCGTCTCCGTGCTAGCGAGCATGTCGTCGACATAATGTTTGTTCTCCACGGCCTCAACTGCTAACGGAAACTCTTCACGGAACCTCTGAGCGTTTTTGTTCTTAACGAACTGAGCAGTGGTCGGTGACGAGCATGCTCCGAAGATCATTACGGGGACTATGAATGTGCTTGGCTCGCGTTCGCTGCTATCTTCGTTCCAAAAAAACAGTTGATAAAACTGATCCTCAGGCCGTATACCTATCTGGAGAAACATCTCGCGAATGTCTCCGCAAATACCAACACGATATTCACGAAATTTGTGCAAGACAGCAACCAACGAACTCAGCAAATCCGGACCTGTTAACAGCACCGAGTTCAGACTAACTCCACGTACGGTTGCAGCAGCGTCCCATACAATCCGAATCTTCCCTGGCTTATTGGGATTAATGACCGGAAACGTTGGTAGATACCATACCTGTCCCTTTCTCGCTGCTAGCTCTTCCGGCACTACTTTTTTAATATACCCTTTTTGTTCATATTCGGCTAGTTTTGCATTGTACGCAAGTCTTAAATCGTTGTCTTTTGCTAAACGTCTTTGGAGGCATCTCAGTCGTTGCAAAGCCATCGGTCGGCTGTCGGGTAAACGAATACTATCGAAACGCCAAAGAAGACCGGTCTCGTATTTGTTTTCGACGGTGCGCGTGAGCGAATTTAAAAGCGATAATGCTCGTTCGTCGTCTATAGAAACAGTTGTGTTTGTCGGTTTCATTATCCCCAAACTGTCTAGGCAGAAATACTGCTTGACTTCCTGATGCAGTTGACTTTCGTTTTGTAGACTACACTCGCAGATGTGATAGCTGTAGTTCCCGTCAACTTTCTCTGGATTCGACCGCCATCCGAAGATCGTCCAACCTAGGCGAGTCTTGACGGCGATTGGTTCCCCATCCTTGCCTTCACGACAGCGCCTCACCAACGAGATATTGGCATGTTTTACGCCTATCAAGATCCTCGGCCGTACACGATTGTACGACTTCACCGGAACTCCATCCAGATACGCATATTTCCGCTTCAGCAATTCAACATCCAAGCTCTGGAAAGGCAACTCGCGCGAAGCAACTGTTCGAACTCCATTCAAATCAAATCTTCGCCCGTTCAGACCGGAAATTCCAAGATTTACTTGCCTTGACGTGTCTGCAAAGCGATGAGTTCCTCCTGTCCACCTTAAACACAATGGCGTTGTGTCTCCAACCAGTTCCAGTTCTTTGGAAATCTGCTCGTCTAGTAACGTCAGTTCTGATCCATCATCAAGGAAAGCGAAACAGTCAACCTTCGTGTTAGGTCCGAACAACGTCACGGGTAAATATCGGAATAGCTCAACACCTGCTTCCACTTGATGAGTGTTGATGCTCCGCCCTTCGTTGGCTTTCCTTTGGCTGGAACAAGGAATTGGCTCCTCGGCACTGCAAGATTTTTATGAAGAAGAATTGTGTTTGAATGTGCACCCGTCAACTCCGCACGTTTTGCTGTTGCAGTTTCCTCCATGCTGTCGAAGACATCTACGGCAAATTCTGAATTCGCGAACTGCTGCCCATCTAGCTTCATACGAGAGATCAATGAAACGTTTACACTTCGCAACAGTGCGGCAGTTGCCCTTGCATGTAGGGCATACAGATGATTCACTCGTTGTGTTGCCACTCTCGGAGTATCGCACTCGATTTCCAGTTGTTAAACGTTGGCCAACAGTTTCCGAAGAAGAAGATGCGGCATGCGTGTTTATGAACGCCTTCCCTTGGCGTTTACCACGGTGGTCTTGGTCGAAATTGTAATATTTTCGTGGATTTGCTACGATGCTTGCATCTTCCGCGATAGAGAAGATCCAATCGGAAAAT
The nucleotide sequence above comes from Armigeres subalbatus isolate Guangzhou_Male chromosome 3, GZ_Asu_2, whole genome shotgun sequence. Encoded proteins:
- the LOC134221657 gene encoding uncharacterized protein LOC134221657, translating into MIISSLREKVLSMAPVRADSIEKLVDYALAVQNLCSVIDACGRKEYMRDVTLMQELVCKLPSAIKLDWARHSKSLVRVTLMTFSDWIFSIAEDASIVANPRKYYNFDQDHRGKRQGKAFINTHAASSSSETVGQRLTTGNRVRYSESGNTTSESSVCPTCKGNCRTVAKCKRFIDLSAEEPIPCSSQRKANEGRSINTHQVEAGVELFRYLPVTLFGPNTKVDCFAFLDDGSELTLLDEQISKELELVGDTTPLCLRWTGGTHRFADTSRQVNLGISGLNGRRFDLNGVRTVASRELPFQSLDVELLKRKYAYLDGVPVKSYNRVRPRILIGVKHANISLVRRCREGKDGEPIAVKTRLGWTIFGWRSNPEKVDGNYSYHICECSLQNESQLHQEVKQYFCLDSLGIMKPTNTTVSIDDERALSLLNSLTRTVENKYETGLLWRFDSIRLPDSRPMALQRLRCLQRRLAKDNDLRLAYNAKLAEYEQKGYIKKVVPEELAARKGQVWYLPTFPVINPNKPGKIRIVWDAAATVRGVSLNSVLLTGPDLLSSLVAVLHKFREYRVGICGDIREMFLQIGIRPEDQFYQLFFWNEDSSEREPSTFIVPVMIFGACSSPTTAQFVKNKNAQRFREEFPLAVEAVENKHYVDDMLASTETEAEAIELAKSVKYIHAQGGFDIRNWVSNSAEVLKALGEKPMNEMALNIVAEYATEKVLGMWWNTSTDCFIYKICWTRFDAKLFDGSRPPTKRELLRILMSIFDPLGLISHFLMALKVTLQDIWRIGLKWDDQIESKQLDSWKTWTERLPKLEELQIPRCYRQITSIGDRNRVQLHTFVDAGENGMAAVVYLRFEEDGHIECALVAAKTRVAPLKYLSTPRSEIQAAVIGARLADSIIKSLSIHVLRRFFWCDSCNVLCWLRSDHRRYSQYVAARVSEILDITEVNDCNWIKLEQNVADDGTKWTKHIQLRCSDRWFKGPEFLKQPEPKWPIIHSNQETTTEELRSTALVNTHIKAEEPVVIATKYSNWKRLLKVTAYVKRFVDNIRAKQHQQSSQHGPLVSAELQWAQLYHFRQAQQNVYNEELKILAVANGDGHQKRLSTNSRIYKMSPFLGADNVLRMNSRAAKCTFLYPDEKYPISPPKLRDSYKRGSPTLLHP